One genomic region from uncultured Subdoligranulum sp. encodes:
- a CDS encoding peptidylprolyl isomerase has product MKKTVCVVLSLLLVLLCGCGGSGKTAPNRPEVTSEERQFAAPADGDLIAIFTTNLGEVRAVLYPDAAPMAVYNFVGLARTGYYNGTVIWRSQYGFAVQGGDATGTGTGGSTIWSNNPYPLEADASLKHYAGALCAAFASGGDATGGNSQFYFVAALPDSVDKTQQDQLAQNGYSESQIAAYAAAGGLPYLDNTDTVFGQVYQGMDVVDKMACVETEKGEDGSDTWRPTEEDTITIESVTISTYPGPTSEELAAQSEGGESASSDAASSSEAVG; this is encoded by the coding sequence ATGAAAAAGACGGTCTGTGTGGTTTTGTCGCTGCTGCTGGTGCTGCTGTGCGGCTGCGGCGGCAGCGGAAAAACCGCGCCCAATCGGCCTGAAGTGACCAGCGAGGAGCGGCAGTTCGCCGCCCCCGCCGACGGGGACCTCATCGCCATCTTCACCACGAATCTGGGTGAGGTGCGGGCGGTGCTCTACCCGGATGCGGCGCCCATGGCGGTGTACAACTTTGTGGGGTTGGCCCGCACGGGCTACTATAACGGCACCGTCATCTGGCGCAGCCAGTACGGCTTTGCGGTGCAGGGGGGCGATGCCACCGGCACCGGGACCGGAGGCTCCACCATCTGGAGCAACAACCCCTACCCGCTGGAAGCGGATGCCAGCCTGAAGCACTACGCGGGGGCACTTTGCGCGGCCTTTGCCTCGGGGGGCGATGCCACGGGCGGCAACAGCCAGTTCTACTTTGTGGCGGCGCTGCCCGACAGTGTGGACAAGACCCAGCAGGACCAGCTGGCCCAGAACGGCTACAGCGAATCCCAGATCGCGGCCTACGCGGCGGCGGGCGGCCTGCCCTATCTGGACAACACCGACACGGTGTTCGGCCAGGTCTACCAGGGTATGGACGTGGTGGACAAGATGGCCTGCGTGGAGACGGAAAAGGGCGAGGACGGCAGTGACACCTGGCGCCCCACCGAGGAGGACACCATCACCATCGAGAGCGTGACAATTTCCACCTATCCGGGCCCCACGTCGGAGGAACTGGCCGCCCAGAGCGAGGGCGGGGAGAGCGCTTCCTCCGATGCCGCCTCCAGCAGTGAGGCAGTGGGCTGA
- a CDS encoding DUF1292 domain-containing protein, producing the protein MSDELSPEMLEEAKPDLLTLEDEDGQEVTFEVIDATEVNGTRYLAVIPYQEDPASLQEDAELILMRIGTDDEGEYMDIVDDDEELLTVGKVFEERLRAMYDIDDSELD; encoded by the coding sequence ATGTCTGACGAACTGAGCCCCGAAATGCTGGAAGAAGCCAAGCCCGACCTGCTGACCCTGGAGGATGAGGACGGACAGGAAGTCACCTTTGAAGTCATTGATGCCACCGAAGTCAACGGCACCCGCTATCTGGCCGTCATCCCCTACCAGGAGGATCCCGCCAGCCTGCAGGAGGACGCCGAACTGATCCTCATGCGCATCGGCACTGACGACGAAGGCGAATATATGGACATCGTGGACGATGACGAAGAGTTGCTGACTGTGGGCAAGGTCTTTGAAGAGCGGCTGCGTGCCATGTACGATATCGACGATTCCGAACTGGACTGA
- the ruvX gene encoding Holliday junction resolvase RuvX, which yields MKWLAVDYGDARTGLAGCDASETITSPITPQIEEKSMNKVAAAVTEVAAQRGAEGLVCGLPKNMDGTEGSRAAKSRRFAQRLANTAGCPVVLWDERRTTVSAAAILAGNDTFGQKRKERLDSVSAAVILESFLNWRAHHPGEEPPEQLLPQAPQQS from the coding sequence ATGAAATGGCTTGCCGTGGATTACGGCGACGCGCGCACCGGACTGGCCGGGTGTGATGCGTCAGAAACCATCACCAGCCCCATCACGCCGCAGATCGAGGAGAAAAGCATGAACAAGGTGGCGGCCGCCGTCACCGAGGTGGCTGCCCAGCGCGGCGCCGAGGGGCTTGTCTGCGGCCTGCCCAAGAACATGGACGGCACCGAAGGTTCCCGCGCCGCCAAGAGCCGCCGGTTCGCCCAGCGGCTGGCCAACACCGCCGGATGCCCCGTGGTGCTGTGGGATGAGCGCCGGACCACCGTCTCGGCGGCAGCCATTCTGGCCGGCAACGATACCTTCGGCCAGAAGCGCAAGGAGCGGCTGGATTCCGTATCGGCCGCGGTCATTCTGGAAAGTTTTCTCAACTGGCGCGCCCATCACCCCGGCGAAGAACCGCCGGAGCAGCTGCTGCCCCAGGCGCCCCAACAATCATAA
- the uppS gene encoding polyprenyl diphosphate synthase, translating to MSNETVSRIPNHVAIIVDGNRRWARQRLMPASLGHKAGFDRLKEITRYAVGDRGVHVLSLYVFSTENFSRDAREVGYLMDLFANNFRTIADEMNERGCQVLFSGRREGLQQRVLDAMDYMMNLTKDNTKGIVNFCLNYGSHAELTDAVRGIAKEVQAGTLAPDAIDEKTIESHLYRQLPPVDLMIRTSGEERLSNFLLWQCAYAEFYFTPVLFPDFTKECFDQALEEYARRDRRMGGNTKK from the coding sequence ATGTCCAACGAAACCGTTTCCCGCATTCCCAACCACGTGGCCATCATCGTGGACGGCAACCGCCGCTGGGCCCGTCAGCGACTGATGCCCGCCAGTTTGGGCCACAAGGCCGGCTTTGACCGCCTGAAGGAGATTACCCGCTACGCCGTGGGCGACCGGGGCGTGCATGTGCTCTCCCTCTACGTCTTCTCCACCGAGAACTTTTCCCGTGACGCCAGGGAAGTGGGCTATCTGATGGATCTGTTTGCCAACAACTTCCGCACCATCGCCGACGAGATGAACGAGCGGGGCTGTCAGGTGCTGTTCAGCGGCCGCCGGGAGGGGCTGCAGCAGCGTGTGCTGGACGCCATGGACTACATGATGAACCTGACCAAGGACAACACCAAGGGCATTGTGAACTTCTGCCTGAACTACGGCAGCCACGCCGAGCTCACCGATGCGGTGCGCGGCATCGCCAAGGAGGTGCAGGCCGGCACGCTGGCCCCCGACGCCATCGACGAGAAGACCATCGAGAGCCATCTCTACCGCCAGCTGCCGCCGGTGGATCTGATGATCCGCACCAGCGGCGAGGAGCGCCTTTCCAACTTCCTGCTGTGGCAGTGCGCCTACGCCGAATTCTACTTCACGCCGGTGCTGTTCCCCGATTTCACCAAGGAATGCTTCGACCAGGCGCTGGAGGAATACGCCCGCCGGGATCGCCGGATGGGCGGCAATACCAAGAAATAA
- a CDS encoding biotin transporter BioY, whose protein sequence is MHTASNHRVRHLVLCALFAALVAVCSQIAIPMPWGVPINLAVFAVCLAGSMLGPVWGTASLVVYVALAAIGVPVLAGFQGGPAAIFGKTGGYAVGYIVAALLTGLVTKALGRRFPVLVLAMVVGCLACYALGTLWFVFLTHSPLLTALGLCVLPYLPADALKIALAALLTVQLDRRLPRDFV, encoded by the coding sequence ATGCATACCGCTTCCAACCATCGCGTCCGTCATCTGGTGCTCTGCGCCCTCTTCGCCGCTCTGGTGGCCGTCTGCAGCCAGATCGCCATTCCCATGCCCTGGGGTGTGCCCATCAACCTGGCCGTCTTTGCCGTCTGCCTGGCCGGCAGCATGCTGGGTCCTGTGTGGGGCACCGCCAGCCTGGTGGTCTATGTGGCCCTGGCCGCCATCGGCGTGCCGGTGCTGGCCGGTTTCCAGGGCGGTCCCGCCGCCATCTTCGGCAAAACCGGCGGCTATGCCGTGGGCTATATCGTGGCTGCCCTTCTCACCGGTCTTGTGACCAAAGCCCTGGGCCGCCGCTTCCCGGTCCTGGTGCTGGCCATGGTGGTGGGCTGCCTTGCCTGCTACGCGCTGGGCACTCTCTGGTTCGTCTTCCTGACCCACAGCCCGCTGCTCACCGCCCTGGGCCTCTGTGTGCTGCCCTATCTGCCCGCCGACGCCCTGAAAATTGCTCTGGCCGCTTTGCTGACCGTCCAGCTGGACCGCCGGCTGCCCCGGGACTTTGTGTAA
- a CDS encoding GNAT family protein → MKIELKRWAPGDRAALSAIGNGVDRSFLSDRLPDPYTVADADQWLHSVMARDGKNGIFRAIVVDGQVVGTVSVDQKEDVYRKDADIGYFLVNGLWSRGIMTEAVRQVCDLAFAQLDIVRITGLVYADNMASRRVLEKNGFRAEGLMRDAIFKKGRLHDQCIYGKRKADSSR, encoded by the coding sequence ATGAAAATAGAGCTGAAACGGTGGGCACCGGGGGACCGGGCGGCACTGTCGGCCATCGGCAACGGGGTGGACCGCAGCTTTCTGTCGGACCGGCTGCCCGATCCCTATACTGTGGCGGATGCTGACCAGTGGCTGCACAGCGTGATGGCACGGGACGGCAAAAACGGCATTTTCCGGGCCATCGTTGTGGACGGGCAGGTCGTGGGAACGGTTTCGGTGGACCAGAAGGAGGATGTCTACCGCAAGGATGCCGATATCGGCTATTTCCTTGTGAACGGCCTGTGGTCCCGGGGTATCATGACCGAGGCGGTCCGCCAGGTCTGTGACCTGGCCTTCGCACAGCTGGACATCGTGCGGATCACCGGCCTGGTCTATGCCGACAATATGGCCTCCCGCCGCGTTCTGGAGAAAAACGGCTTTCGGGCGGAAGGGCTGATGCGGGATGCCATCTTCAAAAAGGGCCGGCTGCATGATCAGTGCATCTACGGCAAACGGAAAGCGGACTCTTCACGGTAA
- a CDS encoding biotin--[acetyl-CoA-carboxylase] ligase, protein MSKAEVLAALESARGHYRSGQALARQLGVSRNAVWKAVASLRADGVPIEAATNRGYRLPAGADILHADAVTALLSPEVAGALQIEVYDRLPGTNAALRARATQGAPEGLVLIAQAQSAGRGRNGRSFFSPPGGLYMSLLVRPDFGARQAVYLTVMAAVAAARACESLCGAPIRIKWVNDLWRDGRKVCGILTEASLDVESGLLDYAIVGPGFNLMPPPDGWPDELQGIAGSLFDAAPPPGARAKLAAAFLNEFWPLYHCGRTSSFLPEYRARQALPGCTVQVCPGRGAPYTATVLAVDDECRLVVRPCGRTETVALSSGEVHILPAAPATSL, encoded by the coding sequence GTGAGCAAGGCAGAGGTTCTGGCGGCACTGGAATCCGCCCGGGGTCACTACCGCTCGGGACAGGCGCTGGCCCGTCAGCTGGGGGTCAGCCGCAACGCGGTATGGAAAGCGGTGGCTTCCCTGCGTGCCGACGGCGTCCCCATCGAGGCGGCCACCAACCGGGGCTACCGCCTGCCCGCCGGAGCCGACATCCTCCACGCCGATGCCGTCACCGCACTGCTGTCTCCCGAAGTGGCCGGGGCCTTGCAGATCGAAGTGTACGACCGGCTGCCCGGCACCAACGCCGCCCTGCGCGCCCGTGCCACCCAGGGCGCCCCCGAAGGGCTGGTCCTCATCGCCCAGGCCCAGTCGGCCGGGCGGGGCCGCAACGGGCGCAGCTTCTTTTCCCCGCCGGGCGGACTGTATATGAGTCTGCTGGTGCGGCCGGATTTCGGTGCCCGGCAGGCGGTCTACCTCACCGTCATGGCGGCGGTGGCTGCCGCCCGCGCCTGTGAATCCCTGTGCGGGGCGCCCATCCGCATCAAGTGGGTGAACGATCTGTGGCGGGACGGCCGGAAAGTCTGCGGCATCCTGACCGAGGCCTCCCTGGATGTGGAATCCGGCCTTCTGGACTATGCCATCGTGGGACCCGGCTTCAACCTTATGCCGCCGCCCGACGGCTGGCCCGACGAGCTCCAGGGCATTGCCGGCAGTCTGTTTGACGCCGCCCCGCCGCCCGGTGCCCGTGCCAAACTGGCCGCCGCCTTCCTCAACGAATTCTGGCCCCTCTACCACTGCGGGCGAACCTCCAGCTTCCTGCCGGAATACCGCGCCCGCCAGGCGCTGCCTGGGTGTACGGTGCAGGTCTGCCCCGGCCGGGGCGCTCCCTACACCGCCACCGTGCTTGCCGTGGACGACGAATGCCGTCTTGTGGTCCGCCCCTGCGGCCGCACCGAAACGGTGGCCTTGAGCAGCGGCGAAGTGCACATTCTGCCCGCCGCGCCCGCCACTTCTCTTTGA